The proteins below are encoded in one region of Paracoccus methylovorus:
- a CDS encoding ABC transporter permease — protein sequence MPAQSRAIRRGYAAFAVLAIGFITLPLVFIVWMSFFSNKILSFPPQGYTLDWYLRAWELSDFRNGFFLSIRTSLIATGIALVLGLPASFALARTRFKGRETINTVLMSPMIVPGIVGGSALFVFFLEVEFLTGWRIAGTSAGLLVAHGLIALPWMIRLVTTSLISVNPSVEEAARSLGAGPLTVFWRITLPVIKPGVIAGSLFAFINSFIDLEKSLFLVGPDSTTLQIALINYLEWNFDPTIGAVATVQIALVTALLIVTDRYVKLSRAF from the coding sequence ATGCCCGCACAGTCACGCGCCATCCGCCGGGGTTACGCCGCCTTTGCCGTGCTGGCCATCGGCTTCATCACCCTGCCTTTGGTCTTCATCGTCTGGATGAGCTTCTTTTCCAACAAGATCCTGTCCTTTCCTCCGCAGGGCTATACGCTGGACTGGTATCTGCGCGCATGGGAGCTGTCGGACTTCCGTAACGGCTTCTTCCTCAGCATCCGGACCAGCCTGATCGCCACGGGCATCGCCCTGGTGCTAGGGCTGCCGGCCAGCTTTGCCCTGGCGCGGACCCGCTTCAAGGGGCGCGAGACGATCAACACGGTGCTGATGTCGCCGATGATCGTGCCCGGCATCGTCGGCGGCAGCGCGCTGTTCGTGTTCTTTCTGGAGGTCGAGTTCCTGACCGGCTGGCGCATCGCCGGGACCAGCGCGGGCCTGCTGGTCGCCCACGGGCTGATCGCGCTGCCCTGGATGATCCGGCTGGTCACGACCTCGCTGATTTCGGTCAACCCCTCGGTCGAAGAGGCGGCGCGCAGCCTGGGGGCGGGACCGCTGACGGTGTTCTGGCGCATCACCCTGCCGGTCATCAAGCCGGGCGTGATCGCCGGGTCGCTGTTTGCCTTCATCAATTCCTTCATCGATCTGGAAAAGTCGCTGTTCCTGGTCGGGCCGGACAGCACGACCTTGCAGATCGCGCTGATCAACTATCTGGAATGGAATTTCGACCCGACCATCGGCGCCGTCGCCACCGTGCAGATCGCCCTGGTGACGGCCCTGCTGATCGTCACCGACCGTTATGTCAAGCTCAGCCGCGCCTTCTGA
- a CDS encoding hydantoinase B/oxoprolinase family protein, which translates to MNQMSKITEVDPITLQVVRGAFETIAEEMGHVLYRMSFSSIIRESQDLGAGLFDTDFNTLCESESTPMHIGSIPGYLRGIAETLEDGEWYEGDAVVHNHPYHGSSHTPDLAIVVPVFFQGRLVGFAGNTAHHVDIGAATPGLIIDVPDVYAEGMLFAGTKLYRKGEPNNAMWNYIRRNSRAAGQLVADIEAQIASARLGARRFVELLEKYGEKTVFGAANQLMDYAERMTRQRISEIPDGDYTAEGWLDDDGRTRDQRLKVKVTVRVRGDEVEVDLTGSADQTPTAYNVPFEGSTKVAAYAGFRKLLLDAATSAARVPSNEGSFRPIKVTAPLGSIFNPRAPASAEARFTQCNRMIDLIIRALAPVMPEQVIAGSSASISFAAYSGVRPSGDYWVFLEVNEGAYGGRPRSDGPDSIDNLMANTRNNPLEDLAMHIPMICDRYELRDDAPPGAGEFRGGIGVVKAQRVLTPAFITHESERHTDAPWGIFGGQDGAVGRCTISNPSKSEQEQEMHSKFSGLSVGADDVMTYYSPNGGGYGNPLNRAPRKVLEDVLDGFCTLKDAREVYGVAIDLEAETVDLAATEKLRLAMQRQN; encoded by the coding sequence ATGAACCAGATGAGTAAGATCACCGAGGTCGATCCGATCACGCTGCAAGTCGTCCGCGGCGCCTTCGAGACCATCGCCGAGGAAATGGGCCATGTGCTTTACCGGATGTCGTTTTCCTCGATCATCCGGGAAAGCCAGGATCTGGGCGCGGGCCTGTTCGACACCGATTTCAACACGCTCTGCGAGTCGGAATCGACGCCAATGCATATCGGCTCGATCCCCGGCTATCTGCGCGGCATCGCCGAAACGCTGGAGGACGGCGAATGGTATGAAGGCGACGCGGTCGTCCACAACCACCCCTATCACGGCTCGTCCCACACCCCCGACCTGGCCATCGTCGTGCCGGTCTTCTTCCAGGGCCGGCTGGTGGGCTTCGCCGGGAACACCGCGCACCATGTCGATATCGGCGCGGCGACGCCCGGCCTGATCATCGACGTGCCCGATGTCTATGCCGAAGGCATGTTGTTCGCAGGCACCAAGCTTTACCGCAAGGGCGAGCCGAACAACGCCATGTGGAACTATATCCGCCGCAATTCCCGCGCGGCCGGGCAGTTGGTGGCGGATATCGAGGCGCAGATCGCCTCGGCCCGGCTGGGCGCGCGTCGTTTCGTCGAACTGCTCGAGAAATACGGCGAGAAGACGGTCTTCGGCGCCGCCAACCAGCTGATGGATTATGCCGAGCGCATGACCCGCCAGCGCATCAGCGAAATCCCCGATGGCGACTATACCGCCGAGGGCTGGCTGGACGACGACGGCCGCACCCGCGACCAGCGCCTGAAGGTCAAGGTGACGGTCCGCGTCCGCGGGGACGAGGTCGAGGTGGACCTGACCGGCTCGGCCGACCAGACGCCCACGGCCTATAACGTGCCCTTTGAGGGCTCGACCAAGGTGGCGGCCTATGCGGGCTTCCGCAAGTTGCTGCTGGATGCCGCCACCTCGGCCGCGCGGGTGCCGTCGAACGAGGGATCGTTCCGCCCGATCAAGGTCACGGCGCCGCTTGGGTCGATCTTCAATCCCCGCGCCCCCGCATCGGCCGAGGCCCGCTTTACCCAGTGCAACCGCATGATCGACCTGATCATCCGCGCGCTGGCCCCGGTGATGCCGGAACAGGTGATCGCCGGCTCGTCGGCCTCGATCAGCTTCGCGGCCTATTCCGGCGTGCGGCCCTCGGGCGATTACTGGGTGTTTCTCGAGGTGAACGAGGGTGCTTATGGCGGGCGGCCGCGCAGCGACGGGCCGGACAGTATCGACAACCTGATGGCCAACACCCGCAACAACCCGCTGGAAGACCTGGCGATGCATATCCCGATGATCTGCGACCGCTACGAGTTGCGCGACGACGCCCCTCCGGGCGCAGGAGAGTTCCGCGGGGGCATCGGGGTCGTCAAGGCGCAGCGGGTGCTGACGCCGGCCTTCATCACCCACGAATCCGAACGCCATACCGATGCGCCCTGGGGCATCTTCGGCGGCCAGGACGGCGCCGTGGGACGCTGCACGATCAGCAACCCATCCAAGTCCGAACAGGAGCAGGAGATGCATTCCAAGTTCTCGGGCCTGTCGGTCGGCGCCGATGACGTGATGACCTATTACAGCCCGAACGGCGGCGGTTACGGCAATCCGCTGAATCGCGCGCCCCGCAAGGTGCTCGAGGACGTTCTGGACGGGTTCTGCACCCTCAAGGATGCTCGCGAGGTCTATGGCGTCGCCATCGACCTCGAGGCCGAGACGGTGGACCTTGCCGCCACCGAAAAGCTGCGCCTTGCCATGCAGCGCCAGAACTGA
- a CDS encoding hydantoinase/oxoprolinase family protein — translation MARIGVDVGGTNTDLVLECAKGVFYHKVPTTLKNQSIGVVQGVRGICDQAGIDPSEVETIVHGTTTATNITIEHNGAECGMITTHGFRDILHIGRHKRPYNFSLHFDVPWQSQPLVKRRNRIAVRERILPPTGEIAEPLDEQAVRDACALFRKRGIGSVVIGFMFSFLNDAHEARAKEIVLEEIPGAYVTMSSELARVMREYERFSTAAMNCYVGPKTAYYLRDLDARLREAGVTSKLRIMQSNGGVSTVESCARRPIRILMSGPAGGVIGGASEGQMAGTPNIITVDIGGTSADISTIPGGQLKIMNQRDTYVSGYPVLTPMIDLVTIGAGGGSVAFIDEAGGFNVGPRSAGSEPGPACYDRGGDEPTVTDAQIVLGRLDPDMALGGDLRLDANLARKAVEEKIAQPLGLSVKDAALGIIRIINNNMALAIRSNSVARGIDPREFSIMPFGGAGPLHGVALAEAVSARDVIVPVAPGITAAVGLLKTDLQYEHTEAGILILNSATDADLARINGHVEKLRHSVHEELDADGIAREAQELKIIAECRYQGQGFELRADFTAGPLTQENKQVIIDSFHDAHEQDYGYAYRKAEVELITLRVIGSASVRRIEIPKVQPADGSTIDRALMFVRPTTFDCGRTLETPRYDRTKLFAGDRVPGPAILVQHNSTTLVPPGYAAETLDYGNTRISKGA, via the coding sequence ATGGCCAGGATTGGCGTCGATGTGGGTGGGACGAATACCGATCTCGTCCTCGAATGCGCAAAGGGGGTCTTTTACCACAAGGTTCCGACCACGCTGAAGAACCAGTCGATCGGCGTGGTCCAGGGCGTGCGGGGCATCTGCGACCAGGCGGGGATTGACCCGTCCGAGGTCGAGACCATCGTCCACGGCACCACCACCGCGACGAACATCACCATCGAGCACAATGGCGCGGAATGCGGGATGATCACGACCCATGGCTTCCGCGACATCCTGCATATCGGGCGCCACAAGCGGCCCTATAACTTCAGCCTGCATTTCGACGTGCCCTGGCAAAGCCAGCCGCTGGTCAAGCGCCGCAACCGCATTGCCGTGCGCGAGCGCATCCTGCCACCGACCGGCGAAATCGCCGAGCCGCTGGACGAACAGGCGGTGCGCGACGCCTGCGCGCTGTTTCGCAAGCGCGGCATCGGCTCGGTCGTGATCGGCTTCATGTTCAGCTTCCTGAACGACGCCCATGAGGCCCGCGCCAAGGAGATCGTGCTGGAGGAAATCCCCGGCGCCTATGTCACCATGTCGTCGGAACTGGCGCGGGTGATGCGGGAATACGAGCGCTTCTCCACCGCCGCGATGAACTGCTATGTCGGGCCCAAGACCGCCTATTACCTGCGCGACCTGGATGCCCGCCTGCGCGAGGCGGGCGTGACCTCGAAACTGCGGATCATGCAGTCGAACGGCGGCGTCTCGACGGTCGAATCCTGTGCGCGGCGCCCGATCCGCATCCTGATGTCGGGCCCGGCCGGCGGCGTCATCGGCGGCGCGTCCGAAGGCCAGATGGCGGGCACGCCCAACATCATCACCGTCGACATCGGCGGCACCTCGGCCGACATCTCGACTATCCCCGGCGGCCAGCTGAAGATCATGAACCAGCGCGACACCTATGTCTCGGGCTATCCGGTGCTGACGCCGATGATCGACCTGGTGACCATCGGTGCGGGCGGCGGCTCGGTCGCCTTCATTGACGAAGCCGGCGGCTTCAACGTCGGCCCGCGTTCCGCCGGGTCCGAGCCGGGGCCGGCCTGCTATGACCGCGGCGGCGATGAGCCGACGGTGACCGACGCGCAAATCGTGCTGGGCCGCCTCGACCCCGACATGGCGCTTGGCGGCGATCTGCGGCTGGACGCGAACCTGGCTCGCAAGGCGGTCGAGGAAAAGATCGCCCAGCCCCTGGGCCTGTCGGTCAAGGACGCGGCGCTGGGGATCATCAGGATCATCAACAACAACATGGCGCTGGCGATCCGCTCGAACTCGGTGGCGCGCGGCATCGACCCGCGCGAATTTTCCATCATGCCCTTCGGCGGCGCGGGTCCGCTGCATGGCGTGGCCCTGGCCGAGGCGGTCAGCGCCCGCGACGTGATCGTGCCGGTGGCGCCCGGCATCACCGCCGCAGTGGGCCTGCTGAAGACCGACCTGCAATACGAACATACCGAGGCCGGGATCCTGATCCTGAACTCTGCCACCGACGCCGACCTGGCCCGCATCAACGGCCATGTCGAAAAGCTGCGCCACTCCGTGCATGAGGAACTGGACGCCGACGGCATCGCGCGCGAGGCGCAGGAGCTGAAGATCATCGCCGAATGCCGCTATCAGGGCCAGGGGTTCGAACTGCGCGCCGATTTCACCGCAGGGCCGCTGACGCAGGAGAACAAGCAGGTCATCATCGACAGCTTCCACGACGCGCATGAACAGGACTACGGCTATGCCTATCGCAAGGCCGAGGTGGAGCTGATCACGCTGCGGGTCATCGGTTCGGCCAGCGTGCGCCGGATCGAGATTCCCAAGGTGCAGCCCGCCGACGGATCAACCATCGACCGGGCACTGATGTTCGTGCGCCCGACCACCTTTGACTGCGGCCGGACGCTGGAAACGCCGCGCTATGACCGCACCAAGCTGTTCGCAGGCGACCGCGTGCCGGGGCCTGCCATCCTGGTCCAGCACAATTCCACCACCCTGGTCCCGCCCGGCTACGCTGCCGAGACGCTGGATTACGGCAACACGCGCATCAGCAAGGGGGCGTGA
- a CDS encoding LysR family transcriptional regulator, which translates to MSDHSGIENVHSFVTLAQELSFRRAAERLHLDQSALSRRIQKLEATLGFRLLERTTREVRLTQAGRSFYDDNADLLRGYESSIQLARRIAEGKLGSLNVGYMAFAATELMPAAVARFRQAHPEVDLKIRYIRTQGQKIALANDEIDLGYMIGPFDHADYHSLTLSLEPLYVVTPRNHALLRLPVVTPADLAGQDIILGDTHEWEEYRWRLANLFSAEGISLNIAIEASNTLALLGLVAAGLGVTIYPESLIGFLGRSVEVRPIIHPQFRISTVLAWKRSNRSRQVREFVDVAKLAGMR; encoded by the coding sequence ATGAGCGATCATTCCGGCATCGAGAATGTCCATTCCTTCGTCACCCTCGCCCAGGAACTGAGCTTTCGCCGCGCCGCCGAACGCCTGCATTTGGACCAGTCGGCGCTAAGCCGGCGCATCCAGAAGCTCGAAGCGACGCTGGGTTTCCGCCTGTTGGAGCGCACCACGCGCGAGGTCCGGCTGACCCAGGCCGGGCGCAGTTTCTACGACGACAATGCCGACCTGCTGCGCGGCTACGAATCGTCGATCCAGCTGGCCCGGCGCATCGCCGAGGGAAAGCTGGGCTCGCTGAACGTTGGCTACATGGCCTTCGCGGCCACCGAATTGATGCCCGCCGCGGTGGCACGGTTCCGGCAGGCCCATCCCGAGGTGGACCTGAAGATCCGCTATATCCGCACCCAGGGCCAGAAGATCGCTCTGGCCAATGACGAGATCGACCTGGGCTACATGATCGGGCCATTCGATCACGCGGATTATCACAGCCTGACACTGTCGCTCGAACCGCTCTATGTGGTGACGCCGCGCAACCATGCGCTGCTCCGCCTGCCGGTGGTCACGCCCGCGGACCTGGCGGGCCAAGACATCATCCTGGGTGATACCCATGAATGGGAGGAATACCGCTGGCGCCTGGCCAACCTGTTCAGCGCCGAGGGCATATCGCTGAACATCGCCATCGAGGCATCGAACACCCTGGCCCTGCTGGGCCTGGTCGCGGCCGGGCTGGGCGTGACCATCTATCCCGAAAGCCTGATCGGATTCCTGGGCCGCAGCGTCGAGGTGCGCCCGATCATCCACCCGCAGTTCCGCATCAGCACCGTCCTGGCCTGGAAACGGTCGAACCGGTCGCGCCAGGTCCGCGAATTCGTCGACGTGGCCAAGCTGGCCGGGATGCGATAG
- a CDS encoding NCS1 family transporter, with the protein MSLTQDGLAPGRDRTALIEESILPTRANQRPIGMLGYAWIWVGIAVIIATYSLGATGIQGGFSLSAVALTILLANLAIGALMLLTADIGTEHGLSFAVYLRAPFGLHGTHLPAVSRGVVAAMWFGIQTYLGALALNGIGEYFLGFSNWFLWYALFAAVQVANTMLGIKSVERLASLAAPAIIAISAWMYFTLDGIAQTKGLNIWTFRAEGQASLIVLFIANMSFWSTMAIDIPNLTRFVETQTGTRSFLRRNRSIFLAQLVALPVTQAMIAGIGAVSFIATGNWNPVEVIQADAQGIALLVLLVLVVLAQWSTNNSANLIPAALTFVNLAPRVINYRMAVVIAGVVGTLSFPWQILDNLFVFLGYYGAFLSAIGGIMVADYYVIRRRRLNVPALYDPEGQYRYGRGFNPAGLIAWVLAGAIAAWWSVYAFVIGFPLGFLLYLALMRGLVLSRYGQGELESRESGDYLAASVGMDWVHLGGGRFSRIPCGSGSAGEREDL; encoded by the coding sequence ATGTCACTGACACAAGACGGGCTGGCCCCGGGGCGCGACCGCACCGCCCTGATCGAGGAAAGCATCCTGCCCACCCGAGCCAACCAGCGGCCCATCGGCATGCTGGGCTATGCCTGGATCTGGGTCGGCATTGCGGTCATCATCGCCACCTATTCGCTGGGCGCAACCGGCATCCAGGGCGGTTTCAGCCTGAGCGCGGTTGCGCTGACGATCCTGCTGGCGAACTTGGCCATCGGCGCGCTGATGCTGCTGACCGCCGATATCGGCACCGAGCACGGGCTGTCCTTCGCGGTCTATCTGCGCGCGCCTTTTGGATTGCACGGCACGCATCTGCCCGCCGTCTCGCGCGGGGTCGTGGCGGCGATGTGGTTCGGCATCCAGACCTACCTAGGCGCGTTGGCGCTGAACGGAATCGGCGAATACTTCCTGGGCTTTTCCAACTGGTTCCTGTGGTATGCGCTCTTCGCCGCCGTGCAGGTCGCCAATACCATGCTGGGCATCAAGTCGGTCGAAAGGCTGGCCTCGCTGGCCGCACCGGCAATCATCGCGATTTCCGCGTGGATGTATTTCACCCTGGACGGCATCGCCCAAACCAAGGGCCTGAACATCTGGACTTTCCGGGCCGAGGGACAAGCCTCGCTGATCGTGCTGTTCATCGCCAACATGAGCTTCTGGTCAACGATGGCCATCGACATTCCAAACCTCACACGGTTCGTCGAAACCCAGACCGGCACCCGCAGCTTTCTGCGCCGCAACCGTTCGATCTTCCTGGCACAACTGGTCGCGCTGCCGGTGACGCAAGCGATGATCGCCGGGATCGGCGCGGTGTCCTTCATCGCCACCGGCAACTGGAACCCGGTCGAAGTGATCCAGGCCGACGCGCAGGGCATTGCGCTGCTGGTACTGTTGGTGCTGGTCGTGCTGGCGCAATGGTCGACGAACAACTCGGCCAACTTGATCCCGGCTGCGCTGACCTTTGTCAATCTGGCACCGCGCGTCATCAACTACCGGATGGCCGTCGTCATAGCCGGTGTTGTCGGCACGCTGAGCTTCCCCTGGCAGATCCTCGACAATCTTTTCGTTTTTCTGGGCTATTACGGCGCCTTCCTCTCGGCGATCGGCGGCATCATGGTCGCGGATTACTATGTCATCCGCCGGCGCCGCCTGAACGTCCCGGCGCTTTACGACCCCGAGGGGCAGTATCGCTATGGTCGCGGCTTCAACCCGGCCGGGCTGATCGCCTGGGTTCTGGCCGGGGCCATAGCGGCCTGGTGGTCGGTCTATGCCTTCGTGATCGGCTTCCCGCTGGGCTTTCTGCTGTATCTGGCGCTGATGCGGGGGCTGGTGCTGTCGCGCTACGGCCAGGGAGAACTTGAGTCGCGGGAGTCGGGCGACTATCTGGCCGCCTCGGTCGGGATGGACTGGGTGCATCTGGGCGGCGGCCGCTTTTCCCGCATACCCTGTGGATCGGGTAGTGCGGGTGAGCGAGAAGACCTGTAG
- a CDS encoding LysR family transcriptional regulator: MGLDLRHLRAFSAVGNELHFGRAADALHIAQPALTKIIQQLEAEVGVPLLLRTTRRVELTAAGKAFLSEIATVQGQIDRAINSARHAARGIRGELRIAYTDFAINGHLPHVLRDFASAHPDIRLDLIFMPTTLQHVALLQQSIDIGFMIGPFEHKTTRQMIFDQDDYVALLPSSHPLCAEPSLTLAQLADEPFVLGTGDNWAAFRSRLFAECRSRGFFPNIVLEASNSEGIFGLVVAGVGVTIYSSCVGNLPRLGVAVRPLQDVTNKLPVTAVWDRTNRSEVLETFLKFLRTQGRNSVPDLP; this comes from the coding sequence ATGGGCTTGGACCTTCGCCATCTGCGCGCTTTTTCGGCAGTCGGAAACGAGCTGCATTTCGGCCGCGCGGCCGATGCGCTGCATATCGCGCAACCCGCCCTGACCAAGATCATCCAGCAGCTTGAGGCAGAGGTGGGCGTGCCCCTGCTGCTGCGCACCACCCGGCGGGTGGAGCTGACGGCGGCGGGCAAGGCCTTCCTGTCCGAGATCGCGACCGTGCAAGGCCAGATCGACCGCGCCATCAACAGCGCCCGCCATGCGGCGCGCGGCATCCGGGGCGAATTGCGAATCGCCTATACCGATTTCGCCATCAACGGCCACCTGCCCCATGTGCTGCGCGATTTCGCTAGCGCGCATCCCGACATCCGGCTGGACCTGATCTTCATGCCGACTACCCTTCAGCATGTCGCGCTGCTGCAGCAAAGCATCGACATCGGCTTCATGATCGGGCCTTTCGAGCACAAGACGACCCGGCAGATGATCTTCGACCAGGACGACTATGTCGCGCTGCTGCCCAGTTCCCACCCGCTTTGCGCCGAACCGTCCCTGACGCTGGCGCAATTGGCGGACGAGCCTTTCGTGCTGGGCACCGGCGACAACTGGGCCGCGTTCCGCAGCAGGCTGTTTGCGGAATGCCGCAGCCGGGGGTTCTTTCCGAACATCGTGCTGGAGGCGTCGAACAGCGAAGGCATCTTCGGGCTGGTGGTCGCGGGGGTGGGCGTCACGATCTATTCCAGCTGCGTCGGCAATCTGCCGCGCCTGGGCGTCGCCGTGCGCCCGCTGCAGGACGTGACGAACAAGCTACCGGTCACGGCGGTCTGGGACCGCACGAACAGGTCCGAGGTGCTGGAAACCTTCCTGAAATTCCTGCGGACCCAGGGCCGGAACAGCGTCCCGGACCTTCCCTGA
- a CDS encoding ABC transporter permease: MSMTEMAVDPAPPPTPAGMPRRLGAAWLSAPAMIFVALGLLAPLALMLRNSLNRYDPAELMISAVTAENYTKFFGDAFYQEVLWRTVGISALSTVICLAAGIPLAYFLARHVAPGTKRVLLLAILVPLLIGNAVRTSAWMLILNDRGVLAAFLGLFGWDGHLGLMYSSAGVTIGLVSVLLPFMVITLNSVFESIDQNLEDAGQSLGAGHLTVMRRIVLPLAMPGILAGSVLCFILSMNAYATPVLIGGPTFHMMAPTVYQQIAKVMNWPFGAALAFILMAVTLILTVGVSVLVQRRYRKWSE; this comes from the coding sequence ATGAGCATGACCGAGATGGCGGTCGATCCCGCCCCGCCGCCCACCCCCGCCGGCATGCCCCGGCGGCTGGGGGCCGCCTGGCTCAGCGCGCCGGCGATGATCTTCGTGGCGCTTGGCCTGCTGGCGCCGCTGGCCCTGATGCTGCGCAACAGCCTGAACCGCTATGACCCGGCCGAGCTGATGATCAGCGCGGTCACGGCCGAGAATTACACCAAGTTCTTCGGCGATGCCTTCTATCAAGAGGTTCTGTGGCGCACGGTCGGCATCTCGGCCCTGTCCACGGTGATCTGCTTGGCCGCCGGGATTCCGCTGGCCTATTTCCTGGCCCGCCATGTCGCGCCCGGCACCAAGCGCGTGCTGCTGCTGGCGATCCTGGTGCCCCTGCTGATCGGGAACGCGGTCAGGACGTCAGCGTGGATGCTAATCCTGAACGACCGCGGCGTGCTGGCAGCCTTCCTGGGCCTGTTCGGCTGGGACGGGCACCTGGGGCTGATGTATTCCTCGGCCGGGGTCACCATCGGCCTGGTCTCGGTCCTGCTGCCCTTCATGGTCATCACCCTGAACAGCGTCTTCGAATCCATCGACCAGAACCTGGAAGACGCGGGACAAAGCCTGGGCGCGGGCCACCTGACGGTGATGCGCCGGATCGTGCTGCCGCTGGCGATGCCCGGCATCCTGGCGGGCAGCGTCTTGTGCTTCATTCTGTCGATGAACGCCTATGCCACGCCGGTGCTGATCGGCGGACCGACATTCCACATGATGGCGCCGACCGTCTATCAGCAGATCGCCAAGGTGATGAACTGGCCCTTCGGCGCCGCCCTGGCCTTCATCCTGATGGCCGTGACGCTGATCCTGACGGTGGGCGTGTCGGTCCTGGTCCAACGCCGCTATCGGAAATGGAGCGAATGA
- a CDS encoding ABC transporter substrate-binding protein: MASRIIDSGTFSRRGTLGFLLGGVAAAAIAPRRGWAAGGTVVVSNWGGDWNDRTVRYVEKPLLEDKGFSIVRDLGTEPERKAKLISEKRIRRASADVIHVNSSDAFELQKQGVVAELDTARIPNYADTAPELQSPYFVPWLYSGVVIIYDTTKVSEPPKSYAELWDPKWAGKVGLTNQLYFNYMMMAGLVEKGDMTSVEDGKARLQRLVADSKPRLYAAHQQLQAGLANGEVEIAVNYKARGLQWAHDGLPLAFQYPEEGAIAVTFGACLTQFAANPDAGYAYLDAMLDPQAMAGLAEASFYAPANTKAALSDDLRQLVDFSAEERAKMRFLDFDYVAQNTAAWLEWWNKSFAV, translated from the coding sequence ATGGCAAGTCGTATCATCGATTCCGGAACATTTTCGCGCCGCGGCACGCTGGGCTTTTTGCTCGGCGGCGTGGCCGCAGCCGCCATTGCGCCGCGCAGGGGCTGGGCCGCCGGCGGCACGGTCGTGGTGTCGAACTGGGGCGGCGACTGGAACGACCGCACGGTCCGTTACGTCGAAAAGCCGCTTCTCGAGGACAAGGGCTTCAGCATCGTCCGCGACCTGGGGACCGAACCCGAGCGCAAGGCCAAGCTGATCAGCGAAAAGCGCATCCGCCGCGCCTCGGCCGACGTGATCCACGTCAACAGCTCGGACGCCTTCGAATTGCAGAAGCAGGGGGTGGTCGCCGAGCTGGATACGGCGCGCATTCCGAATTACGCCGATACCGCCCCGGAACTGCAAAGTCCCTATTTCGTTCCCTGGCTCTATAGCGGCGTGGTCATCATCTATGACACCACCAAGGTATCCGAGCCGCCGAAATCCTATGCCGAGCTGTGGGATCCGAAATGGGCGGGCAAGGTCGGGCTGACCAATCAGCTTTACTTCAACTACATGATGATGGCCGGGCTGGTCGAAAAGGGCGACATGACCAGCGTCGAGGACGGCAAGGCCCGCTTGCAACGCCTGGTCGCGGACAGCAAGCCGCGCCTTTACGCCGCCCACCAGCAATTGCAGGCCGGGCTGGCCAATGGCGAGGTCGAGATCGCCGTGAACTACAAGGCGCGCGGACTGCAATGGGCGCATGACGGGCTGCCGCTGGCGTTCCAGTATCCCGAGGAAGGCGCCATCGCCGTGACCTTCGGGGCCTGCCTGACGCAATTCGCCGCCAACCCCGATGCGGGCTATGCCTATCTGGACGCCATGCTGGATCCGCAGGCCATGGCGGGTCTGGCCGAGGCCAGCTTCTATGCCCCCGCCAACACCAAGGCCGCGCTGTCGGACGACCTCCGTCAGCTTGTCGATTTCTCGGCCGAGGAGCGGGCGAAGATGCGCTTCCTCGATTTCGACTATGTGGCGCAGAACACCGCCGCCTGGCTGGAATGGTGGAACAAGTCCTTCGCCGTCTGA
- a CDS encoding isochorismatase family protein codes for MSEVDTKELDRLLQEAFDTATKLYKERGFQRRVGFGKRPALVSVDLANAWTRPGNPFTCDQEKMDNEIIPGMQKLLKAFRTARLPVVHVTTAYEITDRNADFTDMGLWHNKIPVDVVDIKDKDLWAIDSRIAPVEGEYTLLKKRASSFHGTELAGILRANGVDTILVTGVTACACVRQTICDGIADGFRTIAVKEAIGDRVPGAVAWNLFDIDAKFGDVHTVDECVAYIDGLGAQKIAAE; via the coding sequence ATGAGCGAAGTGGACACCAAGGAACTGGACCGCCTGCTGCAGGAAGCCTTCGACACCGCCACCAAACTTTACAAGGAGCGCGGCTTTCAGCGCCGCGTCGGCTTCGGCAAGCGTCCGGCCCTGGTCAGCGTCGATCTGGCGAATGCCTGGACCCGCCCGGGCAACCCCTTCACCTGCGACCAGGAGAAGATGGACAACGAGATCATCCCCGGCATGCAGAAGCTGCTGAAGGCGTTCCGCACCGCGCGCCTGCCGGTCGTGCATGTGACCACCGCCTACGAGATCACCGACCGCAACGCCGATTTCACCGACATGGGCCTGTGGCACAACAAGATCCCGGTCGATGTGGTGGACATCAAGGACAAGGATCTGTGGGCCATCGACAGCCGCATCGCGCCCGTCGAAGGCGAATACACGCTGCTGAAAAAGCGCGCCTCGTCCTTCCACGGCACCGAGCTGGCGGGCATCCTGCGCGCGAACGGCGTGGACACCATCCTGGTCACCGGCGTGACCGCCTGCGCCTGCGTGCGCCAGACGATCTGCGACGGCATCGCCGACGGCTTCCGCACCATCGCGGTCAAGGAAGCCATCGGCGACCGCGTGCCGGGCGCAGTGGCCTGGAACCTGTTCGACATCGACGCCAAGTTCGGCGACGTCCACACCGTCGATGAATGCGTGGCCTATATCGACGGCCTCGGCGCGCAGAAGATCGCGGCGGAATAA